AGATTGTCGAAACGCTTCATTTACCTGTAGGCGATGAAGCCGTCAGGCGTTTTCTGATAAAGCAAGGTTATACTTATAAGAAAAAGTCTTTGCACGCAAAAGAACAGGAGCGTCCCCGATGTGCAGAGAAAACGCAGTCAATGGATAGAAACTATATCTGGTGCAAATGCAGAACATCAAATATATCTCGATGAAAGCGGTATTAATACAAACCTCACAAGACACTATGCACATGCAGTACATGGGAAACGTGCCATGGATGCTACCCCGATCAACACGCCTGCCGGAACAACTGTTTTGTCATCCATACGGCTTAATGGCAGTCTGGTATATACTACGTACCAAGGTGGAACAACTGCACAGCGATTTCGTGAATATATGGGAAAACAATTGATACCGAGCCTTGAGAAAGACGATGTTGTAATCATGGATAACATGCGCTCTCATCATGCCAAAATAGTGACGGAACTTTTAGACAAGGCGGGGATCTCCTATCTATATTTGCCACCATACAGTCCAGATTTGAACCCTATTGAAAAAATGTGGTCAAAAATGAAATCCTTTCTCAGAAAGAGGAAAGTCCGTGTTGCTGCTGAACTACCTGAGGCTGTAAAAGCGGCCTTAGAAACAATAAGTACGAACGATTGCAAAGGGTGGTTCCACGCATCTGGAATTTGCGCTAATTAAGAGGATAGCTATAGGATTCATGGCATTTCCTCCTTATGTATATTCTCGACTTTGTTATCGAGTGACTAAATTATATATTAGCTTTACGACATTTACATGAGTAATTACTGCAATGTTCTTAGATTATGTCGATTATGCCATTAAGCTTAATCATTAAAAGCTTTATTTACTACTATAAATATAATATTCCTATTTCCATTTATTCCCCTCTAAATTCAAGATCATATCTTTGGAATGCGATTTCGAAATCTTTACGTCTTCTTCTTGCAACATTTATTTCTTATCCATTTATATTTATTGTTCCTTTTTTATAAGAATCAACATTCATTAAATTTACAATGCCGCTTTTACTAATTCTTATAAATAAATTTCTATCCAACATGTCTTCCAGTTGCACGAGTGAACAATCTCTTCGCATTGTTTTGCTTCCTAATTTCTATTCACATCAATTCTGAGAAAGCACTTTTTCTTTGTGTTCCAATTTCTTAAAAAGAAGCTGCCAGAAAATCATATCTTCTGGCAGCTTCTTTGAAATTCAGTATTTGTTAATGTGCAACACTCATGCTCTCATCAATCCATTTCTGTACGACATCGACGCCAATCTTAACGGCTTTAGCAATCTTGTCAGCAGGTAAACCCATCTCTGCAAGGGCAATCGTTGTCTCTTTTGCT
This Anaerobutyricum hallii DNA region includes the following protein-coding sequences:
- a CDS encoding LytTR family transcriptional regulator DNA-binding domain-containing protein; translated protein: MRRDCSLVQLEDMLDRNLFIRISKSGIVNLMNVDSYKKGTINING
- a CDS encoding IS630 family transposase, coding for MQRKRSQWIETISGANAEHQIYLDESGINTNLTRHYAHAVHGKRAMDATPINTPAGTTVLSSIRLNGSLVYTTYQGGTTAQRFREYMGKQLIPSLEKDDVVIMDNMRSHHAKIVTELLDKAGISYLYLPPYSPDLNPIEKMWSKMKSFLRKRKVRVAAELPEAVKAALETISTNDCKGWFHASGICAN